AAACGATTTTGTGCAGCCTACAACAGAGTTCAGTTACAAATGAGACATTGGATTACATAAATCACATTGAACAAAGCGTTGTGGTGTCGCCCAACACAGGCTCTGAGCCTCGTGAGCTCTACCAtgaacagaggacagaagcaaAGATGACAGAGCAGGTACAAAACAAGCCGTGGATCAGACACTCGTGACTAACCAAGCGGGACATTTATCAAAGATTTTCAGATTTGCGGTTAATTTAGCACGTGCAGAAACCACATCCAAGAGCCAATTTGATTATCTTTTctcccaaaaacaaaaagaaggaggaagaaaaatccTTGATAAACTCCACAAAGCAATCTGCTCAGTTGATCAAAGCCAACCCTTCAGAATTGCTTGTCGGTGGGCCCATGCAACAAGAGCCATCCATTGGCTGGCCAGACAGCCAGTAGCCATGGCAACCTGGAGATGGAGGCGAGCAAgtgggggtggtgggtggcATCAAATggcggaggaagaggatgatCCCGCCCACTCGTCACTATAGCGATCTAACATAGCGTGAGGTGGGAGGAGCAATGACATGTCATGTCTAAACCCCAACATCTTATTTCATTATGTTCGTACAAACGTAGCCGAGAGGTAgtgaaagaggacagagaagaagagtgagtgGATACTGAGAGGCTgaacaaagaagagaagaagaaagagactgcagggggaaacagagggaaagaagagagagagaaggaaagatgaGAACCGTAGTTAATTTTGcagcctctgtgtttgttttttttccccccaaaaataagaaagaaaaggagaagtaGTGCTAAATGATTTTTACTCTTTTGCCTCAGCCAGTTTGTTGTTCATCTCTTTACTTTTCTCCTTGTCCCCCACCGCCGGCCGGTTCTCGGGCTGGTTCTCCGAGGTCGCCTTCTTGGAGCCCCTCAGCGCGGCGCTCTGCTTATCTTTGGCTTTCTTCGCTGGCTTGCCCTGGCCTGCCGCTGTGGCTCCAGGCTTTTTGGGTTTAGAGCGAGGGGCACTATACCTGTCAACCTAAGGATGTCGGACAGCGCAAATGAGATTCCTGAGCTGAAATGCCTCAGTTATGGCTAGTTATTTCTAAAACTGTGCTGTGCAATGAGATGAGCATGGCAAGAATTTCACAACATTACAGTGATGTAAAGATTTTTTCAGCTCCCCTTCCCtaaattcattttaaaccaTACTATGTGCTTAGAAAGCTGCGTTCTCACCTGTTTGGTGGGGTCTATGTAAGGCTCGCTGTACAAACTGCGTATCCTCCTCCTTTCCAGGGCCTTGTTGTTGGCTGGCTGCAGAGGGGCTTGCCCCTTGTAGGTGGCACTGTAGCTGGTCTCTTGGCTGGTCTTCCCATCCGGTGGCAGGTACTGGGACCGGGCCCGGATCATCTTTGCCGGCTTCACATCTCTGTAAGCCTTGTACTCAGTTCTGTGTGGAAAGAAGGAAATCAGCTTTACTTTGTTGTAAGAGCTTTAAAACCCATCAATAAGGATTGCAGAGTCACAACAGGGCACAGGTGACAGTGACACGTTGCCTTCTGGGTAATTCATCACTGTAAATGCTTCTGATAAACAGAACATTGTTAGACAGCCTTAAAGGTCtcaagttaaaggaatagtttgacatttttgggaaatatgcttgtttgctagcttgctaaATATATAgctagcttagcaaaaagaaacagccagcctggctctgtctaaaggtaaaaaaaacagaaaaaacagtcCAGCACATGAAGCCATGCACAACACTTTGTTATTTCGTACAGAAggagaagcaaaacaaacaagctgtaacgtgttgattagtgagctttagaggtgccggCAGTCTGATCTTGTtgtctttggacagagctaggctagctgtttgcccctgcttccagtctttatactaagttaagctaaccggctgctagctcTAGCTTCATTAGCAAATAAGCATTTCTCCCCAAATGTCTAATTATTCTTTCGACACCAATAAAGAtgaatcttgtttgttttttaatgaaacattagTTGCAGTATCACTTTTCTGCTGGTTCATTATACCCTTTTAGTCTTTTGTGTATTTAATAAATACTATTTTTTCTGGTACAATTATCCCTATGCAAATCAGTGACTCTGTCTCTACACTGCCTCTGGtgttgctgtattttgtttggcGACTGTCTAACCCTTCTTTGCTGGAGCATCATTAAAGAGAATCTCTACAAAAATAGACCTGATTCTTATTGTAGACAGCATGACACCAATTTTGCAATCCGTGTCTATAGGAAACATGGGAGGAGAAGTGGTGCATTACTGCTGGAGAGCAGAGTATGTCAGAGGTGCTGTAGGTGGGGGGAGGTCTGCACCACAGTCTGATGCCGTGATATTCTGTAGTCCTCACACAGCAGTTCTGAAGAAGGTCAGCAGTATGGCATCCACACAGAGCAGGCTGGCCTGCAGCATGCGTCCTGTACCAGCCTCCTCACATTTAAAGACTATGGATAACTGTACCACAGAAGgacaaccacagcagcagtacATCAGGTGCATATTCACtgcatccctctctttctctctctccttcacactctttatttttctctgcagtgtacTGGATTCCCTCGCCATCAGTCACGCAGCAAACTACCACATGTTATGTACAGAAGCTAATCACCTgtatttccattgtatgctGCATCTAACAATTATTTCGAGTATTAACATGCTCATTATAAAacatcatcaaattgcttgttttgtccaacgAACTCTTCAACACTAAAGATATTAGACTacgaaaagcagcaaaacctcaCAAAGGAaaggctggaaccagagaacatttggcaaaaaaagaaaatggcctAGACGATTGATCAGTCACCAAAAcagttgctgattatttttctgttaacCGATCAATTGACAATTTGTTTGAGCTGTGCCCTGTATTATTGTTATAAAAGAAGAAAGTCACTTCACAGAAGACActaatatgctttttttttttttttactattgtgGAAAATCAGATATGCTGAAATGTGCCTTTGCTTTAAATGTTACATTCATAGGTTAGTACCTTAAAAAAGGTAATCAGGTAATGTTTCAGAAAACAGACATATACTATAAGACCCTACTATCTGAGCAGGAAGCTATCTGGTCAATGTGTGTGCTCTCTCGTGAATGAGCTGTACACTGCCTGTGGAAAAGGAAACAATGTCAGCATGTAATCCCAGATGACTTGTCTAACAGTGATGTAAAATTGTCATTAATCATCAAGAAAAGAGAATGCATGTAGACCTATACACATAGCACATAGACTTGGCCTCAGCGTCCTCATTCAAAACATCAGAATAGTTTTATAGTAGTGCAATAGGATGCCGTGACGCTGTAGCTAAGAACAAAGGAAAACAGACAGCTCTCTGGTTTAGGCCAGTCAGGCGACACCTATCAGTCGTCCCCAGTGGCTCCAGTGCagtcacaaacacatgaactgtCCAACCCCCAGCGCAGCACAATTCAGTGCGAACACTGATAGATACTTTATTTGTCCCAGCAGGAAAATTGGTTTGCAGCACGATCACAAGGCATTTCATCACCACCTCACAAAAGTTACCACGAGacacacaagaagaaaaaaagaaaattacctgtttaaaagaaaatgccTTGTGGAACATATGAAATCTTGGACCTATTTTTAGTGAGAGCCACGTTACTGTAGCCAAGGCTCAGAGAAAAGTCGGCAACACCACCAAGTGCAGATAGGGGAGCAGACAAGGTCGGGCTTCTGTACTAGAGCCTCATTAGAACAATTTATAAGCCAGAGTCATATGggaaaacatcaaatcaatatttactGGCAGCTATGGAAAACAGCCTTGGAGACCGTGTGATCCTGTTTAATGTAGTGCACGTGGCAGGGACAGGCGCGCTGATTTGACATCTTTTCATGCGGTACATTGAGAAGGGGTCCATGAGACTGCAGCTGTCTGACTTTGCATCCCAGTGTGAGAGCTGCGTTCTGACCTCAGGTGTTCCTGTGGTGGGCTGTCATGGGAAAGCATGTGGGAGCGAGACGATAAACAACAACAGGTTGTGTGAGGCACGGCCCATTTTTACCATAATATGAAAAGCAAACTATCTATGACACAAAGGGTGGTGACAGCGATATGACTGCTGAATACAGAAATCCCTCCAGTGgtgcagaggagaggtggaaaTCACTCAGAGAGCGATTACATAACAGGACCGAAGTCCACTTTCAATGCTCGACAGGGGCCAAGAAGCCACAGTGCAGAGACAGGTTATACAACAATGTCCAAGGCCAAGGGTATAAAGCACTCACATGACACcacagggagtgtgtgtgtgtgtgtgtgtgaaggagacagagaaagcgTCAGATTGTGGGTGCAGACAAGGTTCACAGTGTGAAACACCGGTCTGTACTGTAACATTGCTTCTATTCATGCACATACGACTGTGTAACAATACAGCTTGTGTCTCTGAGGTCAGAGTGTACTTGGTACTTGTTTAAAAATGAGTGTTCAAAAACGACCTTGGCACAGTGGCTGTCATGTGACTTACATCACCATAGATACTATAATATACAAAAGAACCATCTTCATAGCATTTTTAACAAAGACCAATATCTGCTCCTAGAGATTCAGAAATTTTACAAGAGAAATGCAAATGatcataaatacaaaacatacgTACAACCTTTCATCTCCACCTATCAATGGGCAAAATGGGTTGAGTTCTGTAATCTttcaacctcttttttttttttcaaacgaATTATTCAAAAATACAATCTACTATACAATACAAGTCTCTTCCATCTCTTTATATTAATGGATAATCTTAACTAACCGAccatccatccaaccatccTTTAACTGAATTTCATCCAGAGACTTCCTCAGGCACCACCCTGTTGAAGGCAAAGCAGCTGAAGACGCTTGGTGAGTGAAGCCTGGCGCACTGGAGAAGAGTTGTAagacttgttttcattttgacgGGCTCACACTGGTCTGtacctcactgtgtgtgcgttAGAGGCCCAGTGAGGAGCATATAATGCAGCTAAGTAGTCCTTTTCAGAGCATGCCAAACGTGTTGGCTGGTGATTCATTTACATTCACGGGCTCTCcagtttatttttcatatttttcatatttcattgtacTGAAATCCAATAAACATCCATACactattttcagtgtttaattttTGCTGAGAAGAAGACACAgaagaggtgtttctaatagcTCTGCTCTGCTCATCCAAtccatgataaaaaaaatgaaatccttccatgaaaatgaaatcacatcTCACATTTCAAATAACCAAATAACAATTTTTTATGTATCTATATGAATTTCTGCATCCTCTCCTGCTTTGCTGTTAAGGAGGATGTCGCTCAGTTCTGTGAGTCACTGAGGCCCAGGCCATGCTATCATACCGCCTGATATTTCTCGCTGTGTGACTAAAGCTGCTTTGGACGGCTGACCCTGCTGACCCGCTGTGGTGGAGGGGATGTGCGGAGAAAGGCCTCGTCACTACAACCAAACACTGGCACTGACAGGGGTGGAACCGCGCCAGGGTACAGCACTGCTGAGCTTCATGCAGCCCTGCGCCAACATGGCACAATCTGGACCACTCACCAAGGGGGGAGTTAAGggagaaaagaataaaaagcaaATTTCGGCACAGTGGGATCAAACAGTGTCGAGCCGCACAAGTTGCCTTGACACATAATTGCAGTTAAAAGTACGATGACAGGTTCTTGGCAGGCCACAGAAAACTAGCCAGGTGTAGAGTGAAAAAGGCAAGTTCCCACATTCCCATTCCCATTGagaaactgtattttaaaaCCCCTAATGTGAAGCAAGCCTCTTATTGCAGGCAGCCCTTCCTCCAACACCTCCCTGGGACGCAGAAGGTCcacagtaaaaatataaataccaCATAAAGTGCTCGACAGAACATACTGTAAAACAACATCATGATAATATGAACAAGGAGTCCCTGCAGTGCCCATTTTGTATGtagattatactgtatgtgtcccacacacacatccgttTATGAACCTCATAATCAAATAAATCCTGTACATAATGTGCATTAGTGATacaatgattagtcaattaatcaattaggaAATGTACTGGAAATCCTTTATTAactataataattaataaacgATATTTAGTTCACAATTCTGACAGACCATGAtgatactaacatgctgatgtttagcaggtctaatGATCATCTGATGattatctttttttaactaGATTTTTTaactagttccagcttctctaacATGAGGTTTTTACATCATTATAAATGGATTACTGCTGAAGAATCGATTGTTCTGATATTATTATAATCAATAAGATAAAAAATAGTTGTATCTCTAATGTCTATATAAGGATGAAAAGTGTAATTTGAGTGTGACTCTGTTAGAATGCACTTTGTAATTTGTGCAAGCCATAAATACATCCGTTCACTAACACTGCTGAGATGAACGCCTGTGCAGTTATCACCGACGGCGACCACAGTGACTCTGGCTCTAACTCCTCACCAGTGCTGGCCGGAGATAAAGGGCTGGCCCGCTTCTCTCAGAGTATTCCAAGGAATCAATGTGCCCACGCACAGCACTGTGGCTTCACTTCCTAATagtgtttgttggtgtgtcAGCGGGCGTAGAGCCTGGCTTCTGGTCAATACTCCCTCCTTCTATCTCACAGCCTCTTTGTAGCCTCTGAGGCAGTGGCTCAATGGAAACAGCTACACTGAGAGCTGCAACAGTGCACATACAGTGTTACAGTGGATTCTCATTGGGTCACAAAGGATGGCTCCCGTGCAAATCTGACTGAAGAATTCTTGTAAGGTTAGTAACGGTAACAATTCAAAGCTCTGCCAATTACTATAAACACAGCAACCATCAAACATACTATAGCCACCATTTTAAATAAAGGAACGTTTCAAAAATGTCGACTTGAGCATGTGTGTTAATGATGCAGGCAGGTTTCCAGTTATTAACAATGGTCTGAGTTTAGTTACAAACAGCAGGTCTAACTGGGTTACAGTATCTTACATAATTCATTCACATCCTGGAGACATTTCCCCGTGAATTAACTGTAAACAGATATGATAAAATCAGATTGGATTAGGTTACATAAGACAGCTAGCATTAGCTGGCAGAGCTCTGAATTGACGCAACAAATGAATACTGGACATCAGCTGAGATTTGAAGGATTACATTTTGGCGAGAGTAAATCTCACAAGTGAACCgcactgatttttattttcagggagcagaaaaaaaagaaaatcagagcACTCTTTTACTGCAAATTAGTTGCGAGATAACAACCcgccctttttttctttctcctctgattTGTCCTGCCTCCCTGTCTTTGAGCTGAAGCAGAATGGGTGTTTCTGCATTCACTGCTTGTCAGTAGAAACATGAGGCTTTGCTGGCTCTCTAAGAGGATCATTTTTAAATCCACCAGAATCCATTGGCCTCTTTACAGTGTACTGTCTGCTCGTGCCCACAAGTGCTGTGTACGTTCTGTAAACGTGACACAAAAGACAAACTCATTTGGAATTGATGGAGCGCCCTTGTCTGGGAGAGGGAGGATTTTACGTGTCCAGGTGAGAAACCATGAGAGAAGAAAATCAAAAGAAGAAGCTCCTGCGATTGTTCTGCTGCGAAAAGGCTCCGGCTGTGATACGtgacacaaattaaaatgaaagattcatgcctcctcactctctctcacccttcCTGAACTCGGTGAACCTGCATCACCTGCCTCGCTGTCGGCGATGAAACTGCACTCTCATTTCTCATTCTTGGTCATCTGCTTGATAATTCTGTATGCAATCTGCTCTTCTAGTGTCTTTTATTAAACACCACGCTTCGCATAATGGAACAAACGATAATGACAGGATGAAGAATGGCCTTTGTCTTTTACAGCAGTGCTGGTAGCAAAAAGAAACCGGCAACAAAGACTTCAGCAGCTACTGTCTGAGACTCGGTACTAATtctcatgcaaaaaaaaaggcattttaaacATAATGCAGGGAGTTGGCGGCGAGATGAAGGTTGGAAAGAGCCTGTGACGGGGGGAGGGTGTTGGTTGAAAACGCTGCACCATATCAGGCAAGAATAGAACTATAGTTGACTTTAGCATTTTCCAGGTGCACTCCTGAAAAAGGGCCTTTGTGTTCAGCAAGCTCTCAATAGCAGCtcaatattcattatttttacatcAACACTTCACATTACCACACACAACTAGGGCCGAATGAtgtgagtgaaatatctcactGCAATTTGTCTGGCCAATAGTGCCATTTCAGATCCCAGACGTTAAACTGCAGGCCTGTATTTGTGGTCTACATAACAAGAAATGAATATGAATTATTGACAGGCATCTTCATGCTTATCTAGACTGTAACTGTGTTCTCCAGCCAAAGCAGTCAGGACAATCACTGCCACTACAGTTGGGTGTTTCATTACAGgagataaatataaataacaataaataaatgaacaagtAGGCTGGTCCTCACTAGCAACAAGAAGAGAACTACATTCTCTATTTATATCCTCCTGAGACCCGGCCCATTCATTTATGTCCTttataatggacattttgttCACCTGTATCTTTCTTAAGTATTTGGAGTTACCCTTCCAAGTCCTATAGTATTCTGTAGGGGACATCCTGGGCTTTCCAGTGATGTGTCATGTGATGGGTTTGCATGCTGGgaactttacttttttcctctatcaagatggctgccataccaacaaccacattttatggaaagaggagaggcaagtcaaatattctttatctattgctatttttaccatgataattatatatattcttgttcataaacatgttaagaacaatatttttacatctgaaaacagtttcattatttctgttttgaaataacAGGCATTTAATGAATGTCAACTGTATTAGACACCAGgaccattttaatgtatttaatgactGCACATTGTTGTaggagaaagaagtgaagcagagaggattcTATACCGGATAGTAGAGGGAGATTCAGATTTGGAgctttcagatgaggaaaaggatgaggaggatgagtatCAGCCTGTGAtaggtgaagatgatgatgaagaaggagaggaagaagatgcagGAGAATCTGATGagagtcagaggcagagagggagcagcaaaGTCGTCATGCTCTGTGGGCCACGACTaacttgtatgttttatttagtttcaggctaatgtattacattttatgatcatgttaagattattattaaaataaaaaatatatttaaaaaaattaaaattgtaaGGTGTTTTTTTAGGCCCAAATAGATAGGAAATCACACTAAAACAGAAATTGTAAGACACTTTTTTCCCTTGGTTCTCAGGAGGATATAGAACCTTTTTATTAGAAAGGTCTCCTGCAAAAGCTCTCTCAGTACATCACTTCTCTTCTCACATTTAAAACCACTGTTGACCAGAGCAGATCTCAGGCCTGTAGTTACGCCTCGGGTAAATACTGCACTTGGGAAGACTGCCTTCCACTACTTGCACCTCATAAATGGAATGAATTATAGAGGAAAACTTGAATATCTCATTTTAAGCGTTTAACTTCCAAATCTATTTAGTGATGTCTGTGATTGTTTCTGATGCTGTATGTGCTTTTTCTATGTCTGATATATATGCTCATTGTATATTATGCTTCTGTCTTGcaaaagagatcttgatctcaatgaCATCTGATTAAATAAACGTATATAAACAGATATGTATGTACCAAACATGATCACAAACTTATCTTATGAACAGAATCAGATGCAGTAAACTTGCCAGTTTAACAGTTCAACAGAAAAATGCATCAGTTTAGACACATTTCAGATATTACATTAGCGGTATACATGACTTTCAAATGCAATGCACTGATAACAGCTGCATGGTTCACCAGTTATGGTAATAATGACAAACTGCTGGTAAGTCACGTCTGACAGAGTCGAGCTGATATCACACTCACGACACTGAAACTGCAGCGTATCCGGccgagctaacgttagcttctcACACAGTCGTAATCAGGCTCGTAAGGTCATCATCttaaaatgatgacatgatAACCTTCCCGGTTAGAGCGGAAAATTGCAAcaactgtgttcaccagctctCTGCCATCAATGCTCGACAACTACGGAGCTACCTGTTCGCCCTTCTGAGACAGATGTGAGGCAATCAAGTACATCATATATGCACAATGAATACTTGCTACACTGCTGGTCGTTTCCGAGCAGTAAAAAGACACAGCACACTCCTCATTTCTTTCAAACAGAGAGATTGTGCGTATTAACCAGGCCAAGCTGAGTACATTTACCGGTGACAGTTGTCATTTGCTACAGATTGTTAAGACACTGTTATGTTACAGTTTTGTCACATGTAAAGTGTAACACAgtgcatttatatatatcaaCATCGGGAAGATAATGTTATTAATATCGGGATATTGATTTCAACAATATCACTCAGGCCTGACTGAGGGATcagcttctgtttttcttaaacTGAAGTGATGATCCTGTGTAATCATGTGTGATTACTCAAAAACGAAAAAGTGATATcgagaaagacaaaacaagtttatttttagtgcatgtgtatatttgtgtgtgtgtgtgtgtgtgtgtgtgtgtgctgtgtaacTGTGTGCACACCATCCGTGGTATTAACCCACAGTTGACCTGCTTTGAGTCTCTGCTGGCAATGGAAGACAGAGCGTTGACGGGGCTTCTGCTTGTCACAGTGCAGCCATGTCATGCCATGTGGGGGGAAAGTGCCCTGGGCTGCACCCTCCTGACTGCTCAACAACACAGGCACTGCAGCAAGGCACCAAACAGCTGGAAGACTCCCTCACGGATCTCACACAGTGCCACTCACCTCTGCCAGCCAAAACACATCATCTGCCAGGGTTCCTGTATCAACCCAAACCTGCACTCTGAGCCACAACATAATAAGCTGCATCCTTTTATGCGCACACTGTGactcaaattaaatgtatcatgGATTATAATATCTAATATAAATGCTGAGATATGACTCTTCAAGGTaagacaaacaataaatcattgAATTCTTCTAAAACCCTAAGAATCCACTTAACACCAGATTACAGCAGCCGAAATGACACATAACTGAAGGCTCGAGTGTGAAACGGATCTCATACATCACATCATCTCACGCTCGCACCACCAGCAGCCTCCCCTGAACATAAATGCAACCGCTAACATCAACGCACAGCCTCAAGAGACATGCGTACAGTGACTGTGACGTGCGTGACTTGATGCTCATCCATCCACCAGTCCCCATCATCCTCGGGAACATTGCATAATAGGACGGACATTAGCCTCGTGGACCTATACATGCACTATACACTGTTTAATCTAATGACCTTGtgtgaggggaaaataaaatatgactgCTCTGAGATGTTTCCACACGCTGTGTGAACCTGAGAGCTGCTTGTTTCACGAAAACACGCTTTATTTTAGTTTGGGAAACAACTGCTTTCCTGAGATTAAGTGATAAATTAGCCAACCCCAATTAAGTCTTGTGTTGTGGAAATATAATTATCCCAGGCCACGCCCCCCCCATTTATTAAAGGTTTGTCCAAAGACCTCCAATTAATAAGGGACTTTGAGGGCATGGGGGGGGTTCAGAAAAGGCCTTTTTGCCGAAGACAGGGTTTTTGGGTGTTGGTAGTTTTGCGTCTTACCAGAAAGCAGAACTACAGTAAAgtatacaaataaaaaatgtgtcatgtgGGAGCGACAGATGTTGGTTCAAAAGCAAAGACGAGCTGGAATACTTTTGCAAACAGGACACACCATTTTGTTAAGTTAGCCATTTCCACTTTTATTGGGTGGCTATGTGAAAATGATTATTCCATTAACAAATGAAGGTTTAAAATGGAGTAAAATCATGTAAAATTCTTTGTGCACTTTTGTTTATTAATGGCAGAATAAATTgtattcacccccccccccctcccccatggCAATAACTGTCATACAACAGATGCAGtgcttgtgtttcctgttgatAGGCATGTATGGTGGCTACCTAAAACCTCAGATTATAGTTAGGTGAATGAATAAAAGTATGATTTATGGCCTGCAGTATTTACAATACCACCTGTGACCCCTATGACCTTTCATCATGGACGTGTGAGGCCTCATCACCATGGCAATGCCAGGACGTGTTTGAACTCACTTGTAGGAGCTGCCGGCTGTAATCTCCTCTTTGATCTGCCTGTTCACAGCATCCGCGGCCGccctccctctgccctctcCGTCCCCCTTCAGGACAACTTGCTTCTGTCCCTCTTGTTTGCTGgacttctttttcctctcctgcccCGGCAGCAGGTCTTTCTCCTGTACTTTGTCAGCTACAGCGCTCTTCTCCACGCCGCTCTCAGCATCCGCCAGCGCCGCGTGCTGTTTCGCGTGCCTGGACCTGTCCGGTGCCCGGTCATCACCGGGCTTGGGTATCCAGGGATGGTCGTACCTTTTCGGGATGGGCCAGGGCTTGAAGTCCTTCTGGTACTGGGTCTCGCTGTTGAACGGTGTTTCCGGTCCGTGGTACTCGTTCTTGGGTTTAAAGCTCGGTTCGGGTCGCACTCTCCAGTGCTTAAAGTCCTCGCGCATCACCGAGCTACACACGCGCTCCTCGGAGACGCACCTTCGCGGCGCGCGTGCCGCCGTCGTGGTGCGGGTTTCTGCGCGAGACGGCTGCGTTTCTATGGCGACCCGGGCCTGGGGAGGGTGGAGCGGCGGCTGCAGCTGGATGTGCTGCATCTCAGAGACGTCCGTGTACTTGGTGAACACCAAAGGCACCGCAATGTCAGCCTTGTCCAGCTGGTTCCAGAAGCGGGCCATGCAGCACGCCCTGCTGATACAGGGCCACGCCATGGTGAGCTTCAGACGGCTCCACTACCGAACAACTCGACCCGGGTCCGACAGGAAGATATACGTTTCTCTGCACTCCGGTATCCTGACGTGAGAAGAAACAAGATGTCCGTGTGTCAGGCTGCACGGATGGCCGCAGTAGCCTGCTGCTGGCGTTAGACGAGGCTCTTAAGTAAATCCATCgtgcttttaaaacacacagatttgaaGGAGGTCGGTGAAGACTAAGCGTTCGGACGTTTGCTCCGCTGCCCTCTGTTGCCCGCTCCGTCCCGTGCGTCTTGCCACATCACTCCACGGCTGGGCACTGCAAGGAAAAAACAGCCCCGCCCGCCCGCTCAGCATCCCGGAGACacaaggaggaaaaataaaagtcaatatCAAAGGACTTCCGGCTTAACCTGCAGCTCGACCATAAGAGCCGCGCTGAAGGCTCTTATGAAGGAACAGTGTTCATTCAAAGAACACAGGGATGCTAGACTTTATTAGCCCGCAGGGTTTCCACATCCTCCGGATGGGTCACACATCCGTAGCCGTAAAACACTCAGCTAggtctgctgctttgattttgaaatTTGAACCCTGATTTCCGACGTGAGGCTGGTAAACACGGCGAGCTTGCTGCGCGGTGGTGCAGGAGGGGGTCCGGCCGTCACTCAGCTTCTGTTTCTCTCAAcgtttttgacatttgtttacatttgatgaagcaaaaggagagaaaatgagaaccGGTCTTTCCTGACGCAACCTACATGCAAATAGAATAACTATGAGGATAGGATTGCCATTCACTATTGGACTTAATATAATTA
The Enoplosus armatus isolate fEnoArm2 chromosome 13, fEnoArm2.hap1, whole genome shotgun sequence genome window above contains:
- the map6a gene encoding microtubule-associated protein 6 homolog; this translates as MAWPCISRACCMARFWNQLDKADIAVPLVFTKYTDVSEMQHIQLQPPLHPPQARVAIETQPSRAETRTTTAARAPRRCVSEERVCSSVMREDFKHWRVRPEPSFKPKNEYHGPETPFNSETQYQKDFKPWPIPKRYDHPWIPKPGDDRAPDRSRHAKQHAALADAESGVEKSAVADKVQEKDLLPGQERKKKSSKQEGQKQVVLKGDGEGRGRAAADAVNRQIKEEITAGSSYKTEYKAYRDVKPAKMIRARSQYLPPDGKTSQETSYSATYKGQAPLQPANNKALERRRIRSLYSEPYIDPTKQVDRYSAPRSKPKKPGATAAGQGKPAKKAKDKQSAALRGSKKATSENQPENRPAVGDKEKSKEMNNKLAEAKEVVLKQYHYIQLCQPIRDIGWVQTLKQHLWGCALPNPRDAKDEILRPSHHHSQGAAGGEPQPLLERPEPRRSSGVVRFALDGNQTE